A single region of the Streptomyces sp. ITFR-16 genome encodes:
- a CDS encoding sodium-translocating pyrophosphatase: MAGFGTTPLAELTQFSVSSDPPTTLAAAVLTDDNRVIVIVVAVVAVAALLVAQLLVRQVLAAGEGTDRMKEIAAAVQEGANAYLARQLRTVGVFAVVVFFLLLLLPADDWSQRAGRSVFFLVGALFSAATGYIGMRLAVRSNVRVAAAAREATPAEGEPEKDLTTVSHKAMKIAFRTGGVVGMITVGLGLLGASVVVLVYAADAPKVLEGFGLGAALIAMFMRVGGGIFTKAADVGADLVGKVEQGIPEDDPRNAATIADNVGDNVGDCAGMAADLFESYAVTLVAALILGKAAFGDSGLAFPLIVPAIGVVTAMIGIFAVAPRRADRSGMTAINRGFFISAVISLVLVAVAVFVYLPSSYADLDGVSDRSITSHGGDPRVFALVAVAIGIVLAALIQQLTGYFTETNRRPVRDIGKSSLTGPATVVLAGISIGLESAVYTALLIGLGVYGAFLLGGTSIMLALFAVALAGTGLLTTVGVIVAMDTFGPVSDNAQGIAEMSGDVTGAGAQVLTDLDAVGNTTKAITKGIAIATAVLAAAALFGSYRDAIATAVDDVGASAGEMGLSLDISQPNNLVGLILGAAVVFLFSGLAINAVSRSAGAVVHEVRRQFREHPGIMDYSEKPEYGRVVDICTKDALRELATPGLLAVLAPIAVGFTFGVGALGSYLAGAIGTGTLMAVFLANSGGAWDNAKKLVEDGHYGGKGSDAHAATVIGDTVGDPFKDTAGPAINPLLKVMNLVALLIAPAVVQFSYGEDASAGVRAVVAVLAIAVIVGAVYVSKRRGIAVGDEGGPDGGGSARPADPAAAR, encoded by the coding sequence ATGGCGGGGTTCGGCACCACACCACTGGCAGAACTGACACAGTTTTCCGTAAGTTCCGACCCACCCACCACTCTCGCGGCCGCAGTACTCACCGATGACAATCGCGTCATTGTCATCGTCGTCGCGGTCGTCGCCGTCGCCGCACTGCTGGTCGCCCAGCTGCTGGTGCGCCAGGTGCTGGCGGCCGGTGAGGGCACCGACCGTATGAAGGAGATCGCGGCAGCCGTCCAAGAAGGTGCGAACGCCTATCTGGCCCGGCAGTTGCGCACGGTCGGCGTCTTCGCCGTCGTGGTCTTCTTCCTTCTTCTTCTGCTTCCGGCCGACGACTGGTCGCAGCGGGCGGGCCGTTCGGTGTTTTTCCTGGTGGGTGCGCTTTTCTCGGCGGCCACTGGATACATCGGGATGAGGCTCGCCGTACGGAGCAATGTCCGGGTGGCTGCCGCCGCGCGTGAGGCGACCCCGGCGGAGGGTGAACCGGAAAAGGATCTCACCACCGTTTCGCACAAAGCGATGAAGATCGCTTTCCGTACGGGCGGCGTGGTCGGGATGATCACCGTGGGTCTGGGGCTCCTGGGGGCGTCCGTCGTCGTCCTCGTCTACGCGGCCGACGCGCCCAAGGTGCTGGAGGGCTTCGGACTCGGCGCGGCCCTGATCGCGATGTTCATGAGGGTCGGCGGCGGCATCTTCACCAAGGCCGCCGATGTCGGTGCGGACCTGGTCGGCAAGGTGGAGCAGGGGATCCCGGAGGACGACCCGCGCAACGCCGCCACCATCGCCGACAACGTGGGCGACAACGTCGGGGACTGCGCGGGCATGGCCGCCGACCTCTTCGAGTCGTACGCCGTGACCCTGGTCGCCGCGCTCATCCTCGGCAAGGCGGCCTTCGGCGACTCGGGGCTGGCCTTCCCCCTGATCGTGCCGGCGATCGGCGTGGTCACCGCGATGATCGGGATCTTCGCGGTCGCCCCCCGGCGCGCCGACCGCAGCGGGATGACGGCCATCAACCGAGGGTTCTTCATCTCCGCGGTGATCTCGCTCGTCCTGGTGGCCGTGGCGGTCTTCGTCTATCTGCCGTCCTCGTACGCGGACCTGGACGGCGTGAGCGACAGGTCCATCACCTCGCACGGCGGCGACCCGAGGGTCTTCGCGCTCGTGGCCGTCGCCATCGGCATCGTGCTGGCGGCCCTGATCCAGCAGCTGACCGGGTACTTCACCGAGACCAACCGGCGCCCGGTGCGGGACATCGGCAAGTCGTCGCTGACCGGGCCGGCCACGGTCGTGCTCGCCGGGATCTCCATCGGGCTGGAGTCCGCCGTCTACACGGCGCTGCTGATCGGGCTCGGCGTGTACGGGGCGTTCCTGCTCGGCGGTACGTCGATCATGCTGGCCCTCTTCGCGGTGGCGCTGGCCGGTACGGGGCTGCTGACCACCGTCGGGGTCATCGTCGCGATGGACACCTTCGGGCCGGTGTCCGACAACGCGCAGGGCATCGCCGAGATGTCGGGTGACGTCACGGGCGCGGGCGCCCAGGTCCTCACCGACCTGGACGCCGTCGGCAACACGACCAAGGCGATCACCAAGGGCATCGCCATCGCCACCGCCGTCCTGGCGGCGGCGGCGCTCTTCGGCTCCTACCGCGACGCGATCGCCACCGCGGTCGACGACGTCGGCGCCTCGGCCGGGGAGATGGGGCTGAGCCTGGACATCTCGCAGCCCAACAACCTGGTGGGCCTGATCCTGGGTGCCGCGGTGGTCTTCCTCTTCTCGGGGCTGGCCATCAACGCGGTGTCCCGGTCGGCCGGCGCGGTCGTCCACGAGGTGCGGCGGCAGTTCCGCGAGCACCCCGGGATCATGGACTACTCGGAGAAGCCGGAGTACGGGCGCGTCGTCGACATCTGCACCAAGGACGCGCTGCGCGAGCTGGCCACCCCCGGCCTGCTGGCGGTGCTGGCCCCGATCGCGGTCGGATTCACCTTCGGCGTCGGGGCCCTCGGCTCGTATCTGGCCGGGGCGATCGGCACCGGAACGCTGATGGCGGTCTTCCTCGCCAACTCCGGCGGCGCCTGGGACAACGCCAAGAAGCTCGTCGAGGACGGTCACTACGGCGGCAAGGGCAGCGATGCGCATGCCGCGACCGTCATCGGTGACACGGTCGGCGATCCGTTCAAGGACACGGCCGGGCCCGCGATCAACCCCTTGCTCAAGGTGATGAACCTGGTGGCGCTGCTCATCGCCCCTGCGGTGGTGCAGTTCAGCTACGGCGAGGACGCGAGCGCGGGGGTGCGCGCGGTGGTGGCGGTGCTCGCCATCGCGGTCATCGTCGGCGCGGTCTACGTCTCCAAGCGGCGCGGGATCGCGGTGGGCGACGAGGGCGGCCCGGACGGGGGCGGTTCGGCCAGGCCGGCGGACCCGGCGGCCGCTCGGTGA
- a CDS encoding ATP-binding protein: MATVELRFSAQPEHVRTARLVAAAVARRAGVDEAVLDEVRLAVGEACSRAVGLHRSYGITAPVTVVLTEEEKAFSIEVGDEVPGPGADGSVSGAGRRGDTQGVGPDEPEPDADGDGEDEMGLAVISGLVDDVEVRSGADGGVIRMSWPKTPATVLP; this comes from the coding sequence ATGGCCACCGTTGAACTCCGCTTCAGCGCCCAGCCCGAACACGTCAGAACGGCCCGCCTCGTGGCGGCTGCCGTGGCGCGCCGGGCCGGGGTCGACGAGGCCGTGCTCGACGAGGTCCGACTCGCCGTGGGCGAGGCGTGCAGCCGCGCCGTCGGCCTGCACCGCAGCTACGGCATCACCGCTCCTGTCACGGTCGTGCTGACCGAGGAGGAGAAGGCGTTCTCCATCGAGGTCGGCGACGAGGTCCCGGGCCCCGGTGCGGACGGGTCCGTGTCCGGCGCCGGACGCCGCGGTGACACCCAGGGCGTGGGCCCCGACGAGCCCGAACCGGACGCAGACGGCGACGGCGAGGACGAGATGGGCCTCGCGGTCATCAGCGGCCTGGTCGACGACGTCGAGGTGCGCTCGGGTGCTGACGGCGGAGTGATCCGGATGAGCTGGCCGAAGACACCGGCGACCGTGCTTCCCTGA
- a CDS encoding small secreted protein gives MNKKLAAALSCGAVLVLTLSGCSDDSDNKVNDWAKKVCDQVQPQLQKIANANASIQQQTADNSKPADVQKTDSAAFKQISQAYKALGSAVDSAGPPPVDDGETTQKEAVKELNASSVAYADLQKKVDALDTKDQAKFADGLKGIADELNKISTNGDQALKKLQSGEVGTAMAKQEGCQKPTASASPSAGSPNEASPSKDASPSASPSKKS, from the coding sequence GTGAACAAGAAGCTTGCGGCCGCGCTGTCCTGCGGTGCGGTACTGGTACTTACGCTGTCGGGCTGCAGCGACGACAGCGACAACAAGGTGAACGACTGGGCCAAGAAGGTCTGCGACCAGGTCCAGCCCCAGCTGCAGAAGATCGCGAACGCCAACGCCTCCATCCAGCAGCAGACCGCGGACAACAGCAAGCCCGCCGACGTCCAGAAGACCGACTCGGCCGCCTTCAAGCAGATCTCGCAGGCGTACAAGGCGCTCGGCTCGGCCGTCGACTCGGCGGGCCCGCCGCCGGTCGACGACGGCGAGACCACGCAGAAGGAGGCCGTGAAGGAGCTCAACGCCTCCTCGGTGGCCTACGCGGACCTGCAGAAGAAGGTCGACGCCCTCGACACGAAGGACCAGGCGAAGTTCGCCGACGGTCTCAAGGGCATCGCGGACGAGCTGAACAAGATCAGCACCAATGGCGACCAGGCGCTGAAGAAGCTCCAGTCCGGCGAGGTCGGCACGGCGATGGCCAAGCAGGAGGGCTGCCAGAAGCCCACCGCCTCGGCCTCGCCCTCGGCCGGCTCCCCCAACGAGGCCTCGCCCTCGAAGGACGCGTCCCCGTCCGCCTCGCCCAGCAAGAAGTCGTAA
- a CDS encoding STAS domain-containing protein, whose protein sequence is MDLSLSTRNVSGPGGDRTVVEVGGEIDVYTAPKLREQLVELVNDGSYHLVVDMEGVDFLDSTGLGVLVGGLKRVRAHEGSLRLVCNQERILKIFRITGLTKVFPIHNTVDEAVAATD, encoded by the coding sequence GTGGACCTGTCCTTGTCGACTCGCAATGTGTCCGGCCCTGGTGGCGACCGTACGGTCGTCGAGGTCGGTGGCGAGATTGATGTGTATACCGCGCCCAAGCTGCGCGAGCAGTTGGTCGAGTTGGTGAATGACGGCAGCTACCACCTGGTTGTCGACATGGAAGGCGTCGACTTCCTCGACTCCACCGGCCTCGGCGTGCTCGTGGGCGGCTTGAAGCGCGTTCGAGCCCATGAGGGCTCGCTGCGCCTGGTCTGCAACCAGGAGCGCATTCTCAAGATTTTCCGGATCACCGGTCTCACCAAGGTGTTCCCGATCCACAACACGGTCGACGAGGCCGTCGCGGCAACCGACTGA
- a CDS encoding type II secretion system F family protein, protein MRALAGEAVHTLGTAGAVLGVCAQSACAVARRRTGRRVRQRGRRLFAVTPVAPAVRDGRSWRGQSRSGPTVSAAGIKQWAALLGALLAGWILVGGAIGWAVGSAAAYGTWRWQRTGRGQARRLAAAEAARAAESVRQLPLAADLLAACISAGAGPREAAEAVGESLGGPVGEQLARTAAEIRLGGDPAVAWGRFGEIPGAAALARCLDRAGSTGAPAAEPVSRLAEAMRAARASAAVARAQRAGVLITAPVGFCFLPAFLLLGVAPVVIGLAAGLLHP, encoded by the coding sequence ATGAGGGCGCTCGCGGGCGAGGCCGTCCACACCCTGGGGACGGCAGGGGCGGTGCTGGGTGTGTGCGCCCAGTCGGCGTGCGCCGTGGCGCGGCGCCGGACCGGGCGGCGGGTGCGGCAGCGGGGCCGTCGGCTGTTCGCGGTCACCCCGGTGGCCCCGGCCGTGCGGGACGGCCGGTCCTGGCGGGGTCAGTCTCGGAGCGGGCCCACGGTGTCCGCCGCAGGGATCAAGCAGTGGGCGGCCCTGCTGGGGGCCTTGCTGGCCGGCTGGATTCTGGTGGGCGGCGCCATCGGCTGGGCGGTCGGGTCGGCGGCGGCCTACGGCACCTGGCGGTGGCAGCGGACCGGGCGCGGGCAGGCGCGCCGCCTGGCTGCCGCCGAGGCGGCGAGAGCGGCGGAGTCGGTACGTCAGCTTCCGCTGGCCGCCGACCTGTTGGCCGCCTGCATCTCCGCCGGAGCCGGACCGAGGGAGGCGGCCGAGGCGGTGGGTGAGTCGCTGGGCGGGCCGGTCGGAGAGCAGCTGGCCCGCACGGCGGCGGAGATCCGGCTCGGGGGAGATCCGGCAGTCGCCTGGGGGAGGTTCGGGGAGATACCGGGCGCCGCCGCGCTGGCTCGCTGCCTGGACCGGGCGGGCTCGACCGGCGCTCCCGCGGCGGAGCCGGTCTCCCGGCTGGCCGAGGCGATGCGGGCCGCGCGGGCGAGTGCGGCGGTGGCACGGGCCCAGCGGGCCGGGGTGCTGATCACCGCGCCCGTCGGGTTCTGCTTCCTCCCCGCCTTTCTGCTGCTGGGGGTGGCGCCCGTGGTGATCGGGCTGGCGGCGGGACTGCTGCATCCCTAG
- a CDS encoding type II secretion system F family protein yields MYAAALCAGAAAALVVAGRRQGVRRARVLFSDGAGESPVQEGWTRVHGRVQGLLRERREWLCLPVALVMAVLGGSVLPMIVGVLAVPVVRRWLRGRRHREERERRADAVVDLCGALVGELRAGHEPGQALLVAVRSTGALGDAGSGVSAAARFGGDVPGALRQAADEPGLDGLAGMAACWRVAVDGGAGLAAGLDRLEGALRAERRRREELRAQLAGAWSTVAVLALLPVLGMGLGAALGADPLRVLLHSPAGLVCLVLGGLLEAAGLFWAVRIVRAGEAG; encoded by the coding sequence GTGTACGCGGCGGCGCTGTGTGCCGGAGCGGCGGCCGCACTGGTGGTGGCAGGGCGCAGACAAGGGGTCAGGAGAGCGCGGGTGTTGTTCTCCGACGGAGCCGGGGAGTCGCCGGTCCAGGAAGGCTGGACGCGCGTGCACGGCAGGGTTCAGGGGCTGTTGAGGGAGCGGCGGGAGTGGCTGTGTCTGCCGGTGGCTCTGGTGATGGCTGTCCTCGGCGGGTCAGTGCTGCCCATGATCGTGGGCGTGCTCGCGGTGCCGGTGGTACGGCGGTGGCTGAGAGGGAGGAGGCACCGCGAGGAGCGCGAACGCCGCGCCGACGCCGTGGTGGACCTGTGCGGTGCCTTGGTGGGTGAGCTGAGGGCGGGGCACGAGCCGGGGCAGGCGCTGCTGGTCGCCGTCCGCTCCACCGGGGCGTTGGGCGATGCCGGGTCCGGGGTGTCGGCCGCGGCGCGGTTCGGGGGAGACGTCCCGGGGGCGCTGAGACAGGCCGCGGACGAACCGGGACTGGACGGGCTGGCCGGTATGGCCGCGTGCTGGCGGGTGGCGGTCGACGGCGGGGCGGGGCTCGCGGCCGGTCTCGACCGACTGGAGGGCGCGTTACGGGCCGAGCGGCGTCGACGGGAGGAGCTGCGGGCGCAGCTGGCCGGGGCATGGTCGACGGTCGCCGTGCTGGCTCTGCTTCCTGTGCTGGGCATGGGGCTGGGAGCCGCGCTCGGGGCGGATCCGTTGCGGGTGCTGCTCCACAGTCCCGCCGGGCTGGTCTGTCTGGTCCTGGGCGGACTGCTCGAAGCGGCCGGTCTTTTCTGGGCCGTGCGCATCGTCCGGGCGGGTGAAGCGGGATGA
- a CDS encoding methyltransferase translates to MGHVSKTSLPAPDHATRLREALLAAAFTADGLLDLLGAPAYAALARSETVPALRATRGDAPLDTLVRLFLLQRPVPAGRAAAVLPLAECLADGWLTEADGQVRATVDVRPYSGPEDQDWFIVSDLGCAVGGAGGIGSREEGVVLGIGGASTTLAGITVRRPVGSALDLGTGSGIQALHAAQHATRVTATDLNPRALDFTRLTLALSGAAPADLREGSLYEPVAGETYDLIVSNPPFVISPGARLTYRDGGMAGDDLCRTLVQQTGDRLNEGGYAHFLANWQHTEGEEWQDRLRSWVPAGCDAWIVQREVQDVTQYAELWLRDSGDHRTDPEEYAARYDAWLDEFEAHRTKGVGFGWITLRKSAAAAAGEPSVVIEEWPHAVEQPLGPAVEAHFARQDYLREQDDAGLLAAHFTLAAEVVQEQVGLPGAEDPEHVVLRQNRGMRRATKVDAVGAGFAGVCDGSLPAGRILDAIAQLMNEDPVLLRDRTPQAIRLLVEEGFLDPVPPAGQVAG, encoded by the coding sequence ATGGGTCATGTGAGTAAGACCAGCCTTCCCGCACCCGACCACGCGACCCGGCTCCGCGAAGCCCTGCTCGCCGCCGCCTTCACCGCCGACGGGCTCCTCGACCTGCTCGGCGCACCCGCCTACGCCGCGCTCGCCCGCAGCGAGACGGTTCCGGCGCTGCGCGCCACCCGGGGTGACGCGCCGCTCGACACGCTGGTGCGTCTGTTCCTGCTCCAGCGCCCGGTCCCGGCCGGCCGGGCGGCCGCCGTGCTGCCGCTGGCCGAGTGCCTGGCGGACGGCTGGCTGACCGAGGCGGACGGCCAGGTGCGCGCCACCGTCGACGTGCGGCCGTACAGCGGCCCCGAGGACCAGGACTGGTTCATCGTCTCCGACCTGGGCTGCGCCGTGGGCGGGGCGGGCGGCATCGGCTCGCGGGAGGAGGGCGTCGTCCTCGGCATCGGCGGGGCGTCCACCACGCTCGCCGGGATCACCGTGCGCCGGCCCGTCGGCTCCGCCCTCGACCTCGGTACGGGCTCCGGCATCCAGGCGCTGCACGCCGCGCAGCACGCCACCCGGGTCACGGCCACCGACCTCAACCCCCGCGCGCTCGACTTCACCCGGCTCACCCTCGCCCTGTCCGGTGCCGCCCCGGCCGACCTGCGCGAGGGCTCCCTGTACGAGCCGGTGGCCGGGGAGACGTACGACCTGATCGTCTCCAACCCGCCGTTCGTCATCTCGCCCGGCGCCCGGCTCACCTACCGCGACGGCGGCATGGCCGGTGACGACCTGTGCCGGACCCTGGTCCAGCAGACCGGCGACCGGCTCAACGAGGGCGGCTACGCCCACTTCCTGGCCAACTGGCAGCACACCGAGGGCGAGGAGTGGCAGGACCGGCTGCGCTCCTGGGTGCCGGCCGGCTGCGACGCCTGGATCGTGCAGCGCGAGGTGCAGGACGTCACGCAGTACGCGGAGCTGTGGCTGCGCGACAGCGGCGACCACCGCACGGACCCCGAGGAGTACGCGGCGCGGTACGACGCCTGGCTCGACGAGTTCGAGGCCCACCGCACGAAGGGCGTCGGCTTCGGCTGGATCACCCTGCGCAAGTCCGCCGCAGCCGCCGCCGGTGAACCCTCCGTCGTGATCGAGGAGTGGCCGCACGCGGTGGAACAGCCCCTCGGACCTGCTGTGGAAGCGCACTTCGCCCGTCAGGACTACCTGCGGGAGCAGGACGACGCCGGGCTCCTCGCCGCGCACTTCACCCTGGCCGCCGAGGTCGTGCAGGAGCAGGTGGGGCTGCCGGGCGCCGAGGACCCGGAGCATGTGGTGCTGCGTCAGAACCGAGGGATGCGCCGGGCCACGAAGGTCGACGCGGTCGGAGCCGGTTTCGCGGGCGTGTGCGACGGCTCGCTGCCCGCCGGCCGGATCCTGGACGCCATCGCCCAGTTGATGAACGAGGACCCGGTGCTCCTGCGCGACCGGACCCCGCAGGCCATCCGGCTGCTGGTCGAGGAGGGCTTCCTCGACCCGGTGCCCCCGGCCGGACAGGTGGCCGGATGA
- a CDS encoding DEAD/DEAH box helicase, with translation MAFNHLPAAMHDALGPLSVSPVTHSVPMAKNHRPSRPPESGGSRPSPDTVLDRLAAGAGRSARITHTEHLPPRAGTHAIWPDRIRPEVIAAIRAAGIDHPWVHQAAAAEHALDGESVVIATGTASGKSLAYLAPVLSALLDGSEAPNGRGATALYLAPTKALAADQRRSVKDLAAPLGHAIRPAVYDGDTPVEEREWVRQYANYVLTNPDMLHRGILPSHPRWSSFLRALRYVVIDECHTYRGVFGSHVAQVVRRLRRLCARYGADPVFLLASATSADPSVAAGRLTGLTVTEVADDASPRGELVFALWEPPLTELHGEKGAPVRRTATAETADLLTDLTVQGVRSVAFVRSRRGAELISVIAKERLAEVDRSLPARVAAYRGGYLPEERRALERALHSGRLLGLAATTALELGIDVSGLDAVVIAGYPGTRASLWQQAGRAGRSGQGALAILVARDDPLDTFLVHHPEALFQQPVESTVLDPDNPYVLAPHLCAAAAELPLTEPDLKLFGPATAELLPQLETAKLLRRRASGWHWTRRERAADLTDIRGEGGRPVQIVEEGTGRLLGTVDDSAAHTAVHEGAVHLHQGRTYLVRKLDLEDSAALVEEANPPYSTTARDTTAIAVLETDTEIPWGDGRLCYGSVEVTNQVVSFLRRKLITGEVLGETKLDLPPRTLRTRAVWWTVTQDQLDSARINPEILGGALHAAEHASIGMLPLFATCDRWDIGGVSVPLHPDTLLPTVFVYDGHPGGAGFAERAFHTARGWLTATRQAIASCECEAGCPSCIQSPKCGNGNDPLHKRGAVRLLTELLRSAPADPGTPPDADGPGGPDAPAPGLPGSSGPAADPAAGADEEPPPQGRPET, from the coding sequence ATGGCATTCAATCACTTACCAGCAGCCATGCACGACGCCTTGGGACCATTGTCCGTCTCGCCAGTGACACACTCGGTGCCGATGGCCAAGAATCACCGCCCCAGTCGACCCCCCGAGAGCGGGGGCTCCCGCCCCTCTCCCGACACGGTCCTCGACCGGCTCGCCGCAGGGGCGGGCCGGTCCGCGCGCATCACTCATACGGAGCACTTGCCCCCGCGTGCGGGAACCCATGCCATCTGGCCCGATCGCATCCGACCGGAAGTGATCGCGGCCATTCGGGCGGCCGGAATCGATCACCCCTGGGTCCATCAGGCGGCCGCCGCCGAGCACGCCCTGGACGGCGAATCGGTCGTGATCGCCACCGGGACCGCCTCGGGCAAGTCACTGGCCTACCTCGCCCCGGTCCTCAGCGCCCTCCTGGACGGCTCCGAGGCCCCCAACGGACGCGGGGCGACCGCGCTCTACCTCGCCCCCACCAAGGCCCTTGCAGCCGACCAGAGACGCTCGGTGAAGGACCTCGCGGCTCCACTGGGCCATGCGATCCGGCCCGCGGTCTACGACGGCGACACCCCCGTCGAGGAACGCGAATGGGTACGCCAGTACGCCAACTACGTCCTCACCAACCCCGACATGCTGCACCGGGGGATACTCCCGTCCCACCCCCGCTGGTCCTCCTTCCTGCGCGCCCTGCGCTATGTCGTGATCGACGAGTGCCACACCTACCGGGGTGTCTTCGGGTCCCATGTGGCCCAGGTGGTGCGCCGGCTCCGGCGCCTGTGCGCCCGGTACGGAGCCGATCCGGTCTTCCTCCTCGCCTCCGCCACCTCGGCGGACCCCTCGGTCGCCGCAGGCCGCCTCACGGGCCTCACGGTCACGGAGGTCGCCGACGACGCCTCCCCGCGCGGCGAGCTGGTCTTCGCCCTGTGGGAGCCGCCCCTGACCGAGCTGCACGGCGAGAAGGGCGCCCCCGTACGCCGCACCGCCACGGCCGAGACGGCCGACCTGCTGACCGACCTCACCGTCCAGGGCGTGCGCTCGGTCGCCTTCGTACGCTCCCGGCGCGGCGCCGAGCTCATCTCCGTCATCGCCAAGGAGCGCCTCGCCGAGGTCGACCGCTCCCTGCCCGCGCGGGTGGCCGCCTATCGCGGGGGCTACCTGCCCGAGGAACGCCGCGCCCTGGAACGCGCGCTGCACTCCGGCCGCCTGCTCGGTCTCGCCGCCACCACCGCCCTCGAACTCGGCATCGACGTCTCCGGCCTGGACGCGGTCGTCATAGCCGGCTACCCGGGCACCCGGGCCTCCCTGTGGCAGCAGGCCGGCCGGGCAGGGCGGTCCGGGCAGGGCGCGCTCGCCATCCTGGTGGCCCGCGACGACCCGCTGGACACCTTCCTGGTGCACCATCCCGAGGCGCTGTTCCAGCAGCCCGTGGAGTCGACCGTCCTCGACCCCGACAACCCGTACGTCCTGGCGCCACACCTATGCGCCGCCGCCGCCGAGCTGCCGCTCACCGAGCCCGACCTGAAGCTCTTCGGCCCCGCCACGGCCGAGCTGCTGCCGCAGCTGGAGACCGCGAAGCTGCTCCGCCGGCGGGCATCGGGCTGGCACTGGACCCGCCGCGAGCGGGCCGCCGACCTCACCGACATCCGGGGCGAGGGCGGACGCCCCGTCCAGATCGTCGAGGAGGGCACCGGTCGCCTCCTCGGGACCGTCGACGACTCCGCCGCCCACACCGCCGTCCACGAGGGTGCCGTCCACCTCCACCAGGGCCGCACCTACCTGGTCCGGAAACTGGACCTGGAGGACTCCGCGGCCCTGGTCGAGGAGGCGAATCCGCCGTACTCGACGACCGCCCGCGACACCACCGCCATCGCCGTCCTGGAGACCGACACCGAGATCCCGTGGGGTGACGGGCGCCTCTGCTACGGCTCCGTCGAGGTCACCAACCAGGTCGTCTCCTTCCTCCGTCGCAAACTGATCACCGGCGAGGTGCTCGGCGAGACCAAGCTGGACCTGCCGCCCCGCACCCTGCGCACCCGGGCCGTGTGGTGGACGGTCACCCAGGACCAGCTCGACTCCGCCCGGATCAACCCGGAGATCCTCGGCGGCGCACTGCACGCCGCCGAGCACGCGTCGATCGGGATGCTGCCGCTCTTCGCCACCTGCGACCGCTGGGACATCGGCGGTGTCTCCGTGCCGCTGCATCCCGACACCCTGCTGCCGACCGTCTTCGTGTACGACGGCCACCCGGGCGGCGCCGGGTTCGCCGAGCGCGCCTTCCACACCGCGCGGGGCTGGCTGACGGCCACGCGCCAGGCCATCGCGTCCTGCGAGTGCGAGGCGGGCTGCCCGTCCTGCATCCAGTCCCCCAAATGCGGCAACGGCAACGACCCCCTGCACAAGCGAGGCGCCGTCCGCCTGCTCACAGAACTCCTCCGCTCCGCCCCTGCCGACCCGGGTACGCCGCCCGACGCGGACGGTCCGGGCGGTCCTGACGCTCCGGCGCCGGGGCTGCCCGGCTCGTCCGGTCCGGCGGCCGATCCGGCGGCCGGAGCGGACGAGGAGCCGCCGCCGCAGGGCCGGCCCGAGACCTGA
- a CDS encoding DUF4244 domain-containing protein, protein MMRKIMSWTRAVARKVRADTGMTTSEYAVGTIAACAFAAVLYKVVTSAPVMAQLQSLLKGALDAKF, encoded by the coding sequence ATGATGCGGAAAATCATGAGCTGGACGCGGGCCGTGGCGCGCAAGGTCCGGGCGGATACCGGAATGACCACGTCCGAATACGCGGTCGGGACGATCGCGGCCTGCGCGTTCGCCGCGGTGCTCTACAAGGTGGTGACCAGCGCTCCGGTGATGGCGCAGTTGCAGTCGCTGCTGAAGGGCGCGCTCGATGCGAAGTTCTGA
- a CDS encoding TadE family type IV pilus minor pilin: protein MRSSEAGGDRGAVTAEAAMAIPVLAVFALALVWALMVSSAQIRCVDAARAGARAAARSEPEARVREAALSAAPDRARIEVERAGALWRVRVAAPTPGPGPLTLTLNAEAAAAAEDEFMEDGAGVEP from the coding sequence ATGCGAAGTTCTGAGGCCGGCGGCGACCGGGGTGCGGTGACCGCCGAGGCCGCGATGGCGATCCCGGTGCTGGCCGTCTTCGCCCTCGCGCTGGTGTGGGCGCTGATGGTTTCCTCGGCGCAGATCCGGTGCGTGGACGCGGCCCGGGCGGGCGCGCGGGCGGCGGCGCGTTCGGAGCCGGAGGCGCGGGTGAGGGAGGCGGCCCTGTCCGCGGCGCCCGACAGGGCCCGGATCGAGGTGGAACGGGCCGGGGCGCTGTGGCGGGTCAGAGTCGCCGCACCGACGCCGGGCCCCGGTCCGCTGACCCTGACGCTGAACGCGGAGGCAGCGGCGGCCGCCGAGGACGAGTTCATGGAGGACGGGGCGGGGGTGGAGCCATGA